One Rhododendron vialii isolate Sample 1 chromosome 2a, ASM3025357v1 genomic region harbors:
- the LOC131309619 gene encoding uncharacterized protein LOC131309619 isoform X1, whose translation MVGDPRRLRGHNATATFCIASRDRPGLIATAGEDGCVCWFDMRCKDVLFVMLVGEDPISSLCFKPGNEDIIYVSSGTEVKAFDVHSAASWKGLESHNYNKEEINQIACNSRSCFLAAADDGGDVKIVDIRQQCLYKTLRAGHTSICTCVQFLPWRPWEVVTGGLDSKLVMWDFSKGRPRKIVDFSVPDADGGCSAGQSLNPAFVHALAVPEVDMVDKVGKVCVVARGDGVVEVIDIESELASSKSKNSLKPHKGAQSKAKDNASSVQTETQDQNWRKKLCLDNSLGGHTASASCVAFSMFGEKGKHIVSGGNDKSVKVWDWCRYFDDVQTSSNPDLMHLNINLSKKVNWLCTTPADSENLIVCDTSKVVKVYTVA comes from the exons ATGGTGGGGGACCCAAGACGGCTTAGAGGTCACAACGCCACTGCCACTTTCTGCATTGCCTCTCGAGACCGCCCCGGCCTCATCGCCACTGCCGGCGAg GATGGATGTGTGTGCTGGTTCGATATGCGGTGTAAAGACGTGTTATTTGTCATGCTTGTGGGGGAGGATCCCATCTCATCATTATGTTTCAAGCCAG GAAATGAAGACATCATTTATGTTTCATCAGGAACTGAAGTCAAGGCGTTTGATGTACATTCG GCTGCCTCATGGAAGGGGTTAGAGAGTCACAACTATAATAAAGAGGAGATAAATCAG ATTGCATGCAACTCTAGGTCATGTTTTCTTGCTGCTGCAGATGATGGTGGCGATGTGAAG ATCGTTGATATTCGCCAGCAATGCCTCTATAAAACACTAAGAGCTGGCCATACAAGT ATATGTACTTGTGTACAATTCCTTCCCTGGAGGCCTTGGGAAG TGGTCACCGGTGGTCTTGATTCAAAGCTTGTGATGTGGGATTTCTCCAAAGGACGCCCACGCAAAATTGTTGACTTCA GTGTTCCTGACGCAGATGGTGGATGTAGCGCAGGACAAAGCTTGAATCCTGCTTTTGTCCATGCATTAGCCGTTCCTGAGGTTGATATGGTAGACAAAGTAGGAAAGGTATGCGTTGTAGCCAGGGGTGATGGTGTTGTTGAGGTGATCGATATTGAATCAGAACTTGCTTCTAGTAAGTCAAAAAATTCCTTAAAGCCCCATAAGGGCGCTCAATCAAAAGCAAAAGACAATGCTTCATCTGTTCAGACTGAAACTCAAGATCAGaattggagaaaaaagttgtGTTTGGATAACTCTTTGGGAGGGCACACTGCGTCTGCATCATGCGT GGCATTTTCAATGTTTGGGGAGAAAGGAAAACACATAGTGTCTGGTGGAAATGATAAATCAGTGAAGGTTTGGGATTGGTGTAGATATTTTGATGATGTTCAAACCAGCAGCAATCCTGATCTGATGCATTTGAACATCAATTTGAGCAAAAAA GTCAATTGGCTCTGCACCACGCCAGCTGATTCTGAAAACCTTATTGTCTGTGACACATCCAAAGTGGTGAAGGTTTATACAGTTGCTTAG
- the LOC131317279 gene encoding probable 2' cyclic ADP-D-ribose synthase BdTIR, whose translation MSLWGQIFRRGKMTQSDCHVFINYRRVDTNKNVAGLLYDHFSRLNLRPFLDSKSMKPGDKLFEKIHTAIRDCKVGIAVFSPNYCNSYFCLHELCMIIECKKRVVPIFVDVKPSELRVLDNRSSPAKELFRFREAIEEVKNTVGLTFDSTNGDWSDLIKNASDAVMKNLLEVEGETLGVRVYAVSADPSVAAKYLRLLWYTGKKPPENHTKENGKKPTKTSQGKIHVCVEIHECIKYEEFKMYVYVLYKGALINGDVILYKSNIFHCNEFPKIGIRAIIILEVILEASGD comes from the exons ATGAGTTTGTGGGGACAGATTTTCCGGCGAGGGAAAATGACCCAATCCGACTGCCATGTGTTTATCAACTATAGGCGGGTCGATACGAATAAAAACGTTGCAGGGCTTTTATACGATCACTTCTCTAGGCTGAATTTGAGACCGTTCTTGGACAGCAAGTCAATGAAGCCGGGGGACAAGTTATTCGAGAAAATACACACGGCGATACGTGATTGTAAG GTAGGGATCGCCGTGTTTTCGCCGAATTACTGCAACTCCTATTTTTGCCTGCACGAGTTGTGCATGATCATAGAGTGCAAGAAGAGGGTTGTTCCTATCTTTGTTGACGTGAAACCCTCAGAGCTTAGGGTTTTGGATAATAGAAGCAGTCCGGCAAAAGAATTATTTAGGTTTCGAGAGGCTATTGAAGAGGTCAAGAACACTGTTGGTTTGACATTCGACTCAACAAATGG GGATTGGTCGGATCTGATTAAGAATGCTTCGGATGCCGTTATGAAAAACTTGCTGGAGGTTGAAGGAGAGACACTAGG AGTCAGAGTTTACGCTGTTTCAGCTGATCCTAGTGTTGCTGCTAAATATTTGAGGCTGTTGTG GTACACCGGCAAAAAGCCACCCGAGAACCACACCAAAGAGAATGGCAAAAAGCCAACCAAAACATCACAA GGGAAGATTCATGTGTGTGTGGAGATACATGAATGCATTAAGTATGAGGAGTTTAAGATGTATGTATATGTCCTATATAAAGGGGCATTGATCAACGGAGATG TTATTTTGTATAAGTCCAATATATTCCACTGTAATGAATTTCcaaaaattggtatcagagctattaTAATCCTGGAAGTGATCCTAGAAGCTAGTGGCGATTGA
- the LOC131309619 gene encoding uncharacterized protein LOC131309619 isoform X2, giving the protein MVGDPRRLRGHNATATFCIASRDRPGLIATAGEDGCVCWFDMRCKDVLFVMLVGEDPISSLCFKPGNEDIIYVSSGTEVKAFDVHSAASWKGLESHNYNKEEINQIACNSRSCFLAAADDGGDVKIVDIRQQCLYKTLRAGHTSICTCVQFLPWRPWEVVTGGLDSKLVMWDFSKGRPRKIVDFSVPDADGGCSAGQSLNPAFVHALAVPEVDMVDKVGKVCVVARGDGVVEVIDIESELASSKSKNSLKPHKGAQSKAKDNASSVQTETQDQNWRKKLCLDNSLGGHTASASCVSIGSAPRQLILKTLLSVTHPKW; this is encoded by the exons ATGGTGGGGGACCCAAGACGGCTTAGAGGTCACAACGCCACTGCCACTTTCTGCATTGCCTCTCGAGACCGCCCCGGCCTCATCGCCACTGCCGGCGAg GATGGATGTGTGTGCTGGTTCGATATGCGGTGTAAAGACGTGTTATTTGTCATGCTTGTGGGGGAGGATCCCATCTCATCATTATGTTTCAAGCCAG GAAATGAAGACATCATTTATGTTTCATCAGGAACTGAAGTCAAGGCGTTTGATGTACATTCG GCTGCCTCATGGAAGGGGTTAGAGAGTCACAACTATAATAAAGAGGAGATAAATCAG ATTGCATGCAACTCTAGGTCATGTTTTCTTGCTGCTGCAGATGATGGTGGCGATGTGAAG ATCGTTGATATTCGCCAGCAATGCCTCTATAAAACACTAAGAGCTGGCCATACAAGT ATATGTACTTGTGTACAATTCCTTCCCTGGAGGCCTTGGGAAG TGGTCACCGGTGGTCTTGATTCAAAGCTTGTGATGTGGGATTTCTCCAAAGGACGCCCACGCAAAATTGTTGACTTCA GTGTTCCTGACGCAGATGGTGGATGTAGCGCAGGACAAAGCTTGAATCCTGCTTTTGTCCATGCATTAGCCGTTCCTGAGGTTGATATGGTAGACAAAGTAGGAAAGGTATGCGTTGTAGCCAGGGGTGATGGTGTTGTTGAGGTGATCGATATTGAATCAGAACTTGCTTCTAGTAAGTCAAAAAATTCCTTAAAGCCCCATAAGGGCGCTCAATCAAAAGCAAAAGACAATGCTTCATCTGTTCAGACTGAAACTCAAGATCAGaattggagaaaaaagttgtGTTTGGATAACTCTTTGGGAGGGCACACTGCGTCTGCATCATGCGT GTCAATTGGCTCTGCACCACGCCAGCTGATTCTGAAAACCTTATTGTCTGTGACACATCCAAAGTGGTGA